TGGAGGCAAATGCTAACGGAGAACTACGTAGGGGAGGTATGTCTAACTACTATATCTAATAGAAAATTTTATAAATATTTGTTGTCCAATATGTGTAAAATCCGGGGTAAGGCCGGGGGTGGAAGGATTGCCTGCACTCCCGCCGGGTTTTGTCATAACTCACAAATGGAGGGGGGCGCATGAAACTCAGGGTGGATGTACTAATCGACGTGATCATCGGGTTGATTATTATCGGGGCTGCTGCATATTGCTGGGTGGACGAATACGGCACTCAAAAATTCATAGAGGGACAGAGGGATGGGGACGAGTTCCGCATCTACATGATGACGTCCGACACTGTTTGTGATATCCAGTTCCATTCACGGGAAGCGCTTAACTCCCTAAACCGCAACTCCACAGGGGCTTTTAATCTTTCGATGGTGGAGCTGGTCGGGGATTTCGAGCACTTGGAATTGAATCTTTGGGATTCTGTTGAGTATCTCTTTCCCAATGAACTTCCCAATGAAACTCTGGTTAACATGACAAGAACCTACCAGTGCGCGGAGTTCGTGGAACTTTCCAGGAAGGCGGTTCTAAACGGAACTGCCAACGTTTCAGCGGTCAGGGAGGGGTTGAGCCTGATTTACGAGTCTGCCACGGAGTGGCGGGCGAACTCCAGATTTCCCAGCGAAGAATTTCTTCGAGCCAACGCCGGGCTTCAAAGAAAGTGCGGGCTGTTACTGAAGCACGTGTCGGGATAACTTTTTCTGTTTCCTCTTCTGTTTCCTCTCGTCCTGAATGTTGCCTCCCTTCCCGTGATAAATGCGCACCGTGAAGAAGAGAAAAACGAAAAAAGCTCACTCCACGAAAACCGCTGGTTTCAGAGGCATTGCCTGCTTTGCCTTTCCTCCCCGGTCTTCCTCCGGGTTGATGACGACCTCAACTTCGAGCTCCTTCTCCATGAACTCTCTGGCTTCCATCAGGGCCTTTTCCTCATCAATGCGCTTGACTTCAAAGGCCCTCTCCTTTATGAGCTTCTGAATCAGTTTGCTTATCTCCTTTCCACGTTTCCGCATCTCAGGATCCTTCATGAGCTCGGACATTGCGGCCCTGAAGTCCCTTTTCTCTGCAACGATCTGAGCAACCTTCCACTTCCACTCCGGAGCGGTGTAGATGTAAACCCTCCGCGGGTTCTCTATTCTGGCGACCCTGATTATCTCCCTGATGTCCTCGATCAGGTTTTTGACGAACTCCTCCTCCGCCTCTATGGTCTCGTTCCACCACTCCGGATCCGGCTCTGGCCACTCCGCCAGACTTACGAAGCCCTCTCCTCCGAGCTTCTCCCATAGTTCTTCGCTTATGTGAGGTGTGAAGGGAGCCATGAGCCTGACCCAGACCTCCGCGAGTTTCCTCAGGGTGGTGCGCTTCGCCCCATCGTCCCTTCCCTCGGTTCTCCTCAGGTACCAGCGCAGGTCGTTGAGGACCGAGTAGAAGGCCCACTGGACGGCCGTCCTCGTCCTGAATTCTTCGAGTGCCCGCGTCGTCTCTTCAATGGCCCTGTTGAGTCTGTGGAGCATCCACCTGTCGATGTCCTTCAGCTCGCTTTCGCCGGCCCTGTACGCTGAGAACTCGCTCACCAGCTCATAAAAGCGCTCCACCTGCCTCCGGAGCTTTCCGACTTCCTTCCTGCGCCAGTCGAAGTCGCTATCGTGCTCGGCCAGACCCATTATGTAGAGCCTTACAACGTCGGCGCCGTTCTCGTCTATGGCGTCTATGAAGTTCAGAACGTTGCCCTTGCTCTTGCTCATCTTGGTTCCTTCGAGGGTTCCGAAGCCGTTTACTGCTATGCCCCTCGGCCAGTGCTCCCTCCTGAAGATGGCAACGTGGTTGAATATGAAGAAGGTCAGGTGGTTGGGTATGAGGTCCTTGGCCGAACAGCGCCAGTCGAGGGGATACCAGTACTCGAACTCCTCCTTCATCCCGTGGATTACCTCTGCGGGAATGCCGGTCTTCTCCTGAAGCTCCCTCTCACGTTCCTCGCTGAACTCCTCGAGGAATACGTAATCGAAGAACTCCCTGTCGAGCTTCTCCGGGTCCATGCCCTCTTCCCTGAGCCTGTTCATGTGCCTGCTGATGGTGTAGTAGGCCATGTAGATGGTGGAATCGCTCAGGCTCTCGATGACCCATTCGGGATCCCATGGCAGGGGCGTTCCAAGGCCGACCTTCCTCGCGCAGGCCTTCTTGTCGAGCCAGTCAATAACAGCCTCGAACTGTGTCCTCCTGCTCTCGGGGAATATCTTCATGTTTTTCAGGGCTTCTCTGGCTTTCTCCTTCCATTCCGGATTGCCGTAGTCTATGAACCACTGGTCGTGGATTATCTTGATGACCGCCCGGTTTCCAAAGCGGCTTATGACGGGCTTTTCCGCGAACTCGTACATCGTCTCGGCGATGCCCTTCTCCAGAAGCTCCTTCGCTATGAGCTCCTTGGCCTCCTGAACGGTTTTACCCGCGTAGGGCTCCACCTTGAAGATGCCCCTGTGGTACTCGGCTTTGTATATGGTCTTAGTTGCCTCCTCGAGTTTCTCCTCGTCCTTCTGATCCTTAACGCCGAGCCTCTTGACCTCTTCCACCGCCGGGAATTCCCCGTAACCCTCAAGCTCTATCAGGGAAACGTAGCGTATCCCCTCCACCAGCCGGGGATCGATGTCGTATTTGAGCAAAACGTCTGTTTCCTTCTTCAGATCCTCTAAGGCCACGTGGTCGAAGGGGGCGTGCGCCGGAACGCTCATGACAACCCCCGTGGCGTTGTCGGGGTCGACGAATTCCGCGGGCAGGATGATGACCTCGTCGCCCGTTACGGGGTTCTTCACGTACCTCCCGATGAGTCTTTCCCCCTTGAACTCCTCGAGAACCTCTACCTCCCGGTCCTGGAAGGAGAGCTTGTAGGCGGATTCTTTGCTTACGATCCACACCTCTTCCCCCTTCCCGCTCTTCACCCTTGCCTTTACGTACGTTGCCTCCGGATTCAGCCACATGTTGGTTACGCCGTAGACCGTTTCCGGCCTCAGCGTTGCGGCCGGCATGTATATCGTCTCCCCATTCTCCTCGAGGATGAACTTGATCAGGGTGTATTCGAGTATCTGCACGTCCTCGCCTTCCATTATGTCGTGGTCTCCGAGTGGCGTCTCAACCACCGGATCCCACCTGACCCTGTGGGCCCCCTTAACGACCAGTCCCTTTTCCTTTAGCGTCCAGAACTGCCACTCTATGAACTTGCTGAAGGGCGGGAAGAGCGAAGTGGTGTGGAACTCCCTGCTCCAGTCGACGGAGAACCCGGCCCTTATGAAGGTCTCCTTCGCGGCCTTCATGAAGTACTTAACTATCTCCCTTGGATCCTCGAACTTCCAGAGCACATCCTCGGGAACCTTGTAGACGTCGCGGTAGATGTGGATCGTTTTGGGGTCCCTCTGCTTTATCCTCTCGGCGATTCCAACTATGGGTGCTCCAGTTATGTGCCAGCCCATGGGGAAGAGCACGTTGTAACCCTGCATCCTTTTGAAGCGCGCTATCACATCCGGGATCGTGTAGGTCCTTGCGTGGCCCACGTGCAGGTGGCCCGAGAGGTAGGGGAAGGCAACGGTGATGTAGAACTTCCTTTCCCGAGGCTTATCGTCTATCCTCGGCTCGAAAACCTTCTCCTCCAGCCAGCGCTTCTGCCACTTCTCCTCAATGGCCCTGAAGTCGATTCCCATGCCTATACCTCCTTACTGTTTTCTCAAAAGAGCGAGTCTCCAGAATAGGGGAGAAATCAGTCGCGGATTTTATTCCGGCGATGGAGAAGACACTCCCCCCTCATCGGCATCGGAGCGGGTAGGAATTTCAATATTTAAACCTTTTGCTAACCTCCGAACGAGCCTGTCCTAAAGGATGACCAGCTCCCGGTCCGCTTCGGTCAGCCTCTTTCCCCGGCCGTTGCTGACAACCACGTCGTCCTCTATTCTAACCCCTCCAAGGCCGGGAACGTATATCCCCGGCTCTATCGTGAAGGTCATACCGTTTTCGAGCACCACTTCCCCATCGGGGCCTATGTAGGGGTCTTCGTGGACATCGAGACCCAGTCCGTGCCCCGTTCTGTGGGTAAAATACTCCCCGTACCCGGCCCGCTCTATGGTCTCCCTCGCGGCCCTGTCGACTTCCTTCGCAGGGATTCCCTCGCGAACGGATCTGTAGGCCTTTTCCTGAGCCTCCTTAACGATCCCGTAGATCTCCACGAGCCTTTCGTCCGGTCTGCCGAGGGCTATCGTCCGCGTTATGTCCGAGCAGTAACCCTTCCACTTAGCTCCGTAGTCGAGTATAACCAGATCGCCTTTCCTGAGCCTTCTCTCCCCCGGCTCGTGGTGAGGGTTGGCCGCGTTTTCACCGCTCGCCACTATCGGCGGAAAGGAGATGCCATCGCCGAGCGCTCTGATGGTCAGCTCCACCTTCAGGGCAAGCTCCCTCTCGCGCATTCCGATGAGATCCCAACCCAGAACCTCATCGAAGACCCTATCGGCGATTTCTGCCGCGTGCTTCATCATCCCTATCTCCATATCATCTTTCCTCATGCGGAGCTCCCTGACGAGCGAGCTGAGGGGATGGAACTCAAAGGAACCGAGTTTGAGGATGTTTATCAGCCAGTCGGCGCGCATGGTATCCTCTATCAGTAAACTACCGTTTAGAAGGTCCAGATCCGCCAGGATACGGGCGAGCTTCCCGTAGGGGTTCTCCCCATCCCGCCAGAAGGTAACCGGGAAGTCCCTCAGGGTGTTCTCGTAAAGGCTCGGGACCAAAAACCTATACCGGCCGTCGGCGTTCAGGACGAGAAGGGTAAGCCTCTCGCCGGATTCGTGCGTTTTAATTCCAGTGAGGTAGTAGAGGTTCGTCCCGGGGCTTATCAGGGCCCCGTCAAATCCTTCCTTCTCCATCAGGGGGACGAGTTTTTGAAGGCGCATCGTTCCCACCGGGTTGAATAGGGGGGAGTTCAATTTAAACGTATGCCCTGAGCCCACCATAACCCTTAAAAACCCGGCCTCGAATCCCGACCGAAGTGGCGGGGAAGACCCGCGGGATGTTCCCGTAAGGGAGAACCACAAACGAGGAAGGGGTGAAAGTATGGGAATGTACAAATACATCAGGGAAGCCTGGAAGAGGCCCAAAGAAAGCTACGTTGGAGGGCTTCTTAAAGAGAGGATGATAGAGTGGAGAAGGGAGCCCGTTGTGGTCAGAATCGAGAGGCCGACCAGACTCGACAGGGCCCGGAACCTCGGTTATCAGGCCAAACAGGGCTACGTAATGGTCCGCGTCAGGGTCAGAAAGGGCGGAAGGAAGAGGCCCAGGTGGAAGGGTGCAAGGAAGCCCTCAAAGATGGGTCAGGTGAAGTACAGCCCGAAGAAGAGCCTCCAGTGGATAGCAGAGGAGAAGGCCGCCAGAAAGTTCCCGAACCTCGAGGTTCTAAACTCCTACTGGGTCGGCGAGGACGGGATGTACAAGTGGTTTGAGGTCATAATGGTGGACCCGCATCACCCGGTCATTAAGAGCGATCCAAAGATCAACTGGATAACCGGCGGAGCCCACAAGGGAAGGGTCTTCAGGGGACTCACGAGCGCGGGAAGGAAGAGCCGCGGTCTGAGGAACAAGGGCAAGGGTGCCGAAAAGGTCAGGCCGAGCATAAGGGCCAACAAGGGCAGGGGCAAGTGACGGCCCTTCCGATTTTTTATCCTCTTGCTTCCATCAGGGGTTACCTTTTAAAGCTCCCCCATCAATTCTCCGCGGTGAGATGAATGGCCGGGATAGGGGCCCATCACGTCAGGATCACAACCTTCATTCACGCCACCGAGGACGAGGAAAAGGTTCTCGAGGCCCTGGAAACGTTCATCCCAGAGGGGATAGAGGACGATGTAAACGTTGAGGTGGAGGAAACCACGGGCTTCTTCGGGAACCCCATCAAGGTCGTCAACGTTGAGATAAAGCGAAGCAAAGCTGTTAGAAAGTTCCTTGATTATTTCAAGGAGCTTCTGGACGGGGAGAGCAGGAGGTACATCCTCGATAACCTTGAGGAGAAGGTCGACGAAGAGGGGACCCTTTACGTCCGCTTCAACAAGCAGAAGGCCTACCTCGGCGAGCCGGAGATCGATGAAGGTGGCGACACGATTCAGGTGAAGATAAAGGTAAAGGCCTTCCCGATGAGGAAGGAGAGCGTTGTGAAGGCTCTGAGGGAGTGGCTGGAAGGATGAGCCCCGAAAAGGGTGGAGAGAC
The window above is part of the Thermococcus sp. P6 genome. Proteins encoded here:
- the leuS gene encoding leucine--tRNA ligase translates to MGIDFRAIEEKWQKRWLEEKVFEPRIDDKPRERKFYITVAFPYLSGHLHVGHARTYTIPDVIARFKRMQGYNVLFPMGWHITGAPIVGIAERIKQRDPKTIHIYRDVYKVPEDVLWKFEDPREIVKYFMKAAKETFIRAGFSVDWSREFHTTSLFPPFSKFIEWQFWTLKEKGLVVKGAHRVRWDPVVETPLGDHDIMEGEDVQILEYTLIKFILEENGETIYMPAATLRPETVYGVTNMWLNPEATYVKARVKSGKGEEVWIVSKESAYKLSFQDREVEVLEEFKGERLIGRYVKNPVTGDEVIILPAEFVDPDNATGVVMSVPAHAPFDHVALEDLKKETDVLLKYDIDPRLVEGIRYVSLIELEGYGEFPAVEEVKRLGVKDQKDEEKLEEATKTIYKAEYHRGIFKVEPYAGKTVQEAKELIAKELLEKGIAETMYEFAEKPVISRFGNRAVIKIIHDQWFIDYGNPEWKEKAREALKNMKIFPESRRTQFEAVIDWLDKKACARKVGLGTPLPWDPEWVIESLSDSTIYMAYYTISRHMNRLREEGMDPEKLDREFFDYVFLEEFSEERERELQEKTGIPAEVIHGMKEEFEYWYPLDWRCSAKDLIPNHLTFFIFNHVAIFRREHWPRGIAVNGFGTLEGTKMSKSKGNVLNFIDAIDENGADVVRLYIMGLAEHDSDFDWRRKEVGKLRRQVERFYELVSEFSAYRAGESELKDIDRWMLHRLNRAIEETTRALEEFRTRTAVQWAFYSVLNDLRWYLRRTEGRDDGAKRTTLRKLAEVWVRLMAPFTPHISEELWEKLGGEGFVSLAEWPEPDPEWWNETIEAEEEFVKNLIEDIREIIRVARIENPRRVYIYTAPEWKWKVAQIVAEKRDFRAAMSELMKDPEMRKRGKEISKLIQKLIKERAFEVKRIDEEKALMEAREFMEKELEVEVVINPEEDRGGKAKQAMPLKPAVFVE
- a CDS encoding Xaa-Pro peptidase family protein produces the protein MRLQKLVPLMEKEGFDGALISPGTNLYYLTGIKTHESGERLTLLVLNADGRYRFLVPSLYENTLRDFPVTFWRDGENPYGKLARILADLDLLNGSLLIEDTMRADWLINILKLGSFEFHPLSSLVRELRMRKDDMEIGMMKHAAEIADRVFDEVLGWDLIGMRERELALKVELTIRALGDGISFPPIVASGENAANPHHEPGERRLRKGDLVILDYGAKWKGYCSDITRTIALGRPDERLVEIYGIVKEAQEKAYRSVREGIPAKEVDRAARETIERAGYGEYFTHRTGHGLGLDVHEDPYIGPDGEVVLENGMTFTIEPGIYVPGLGGVRIEDDVVVSNGRGKRLTEADRELVIL
- a CDS encoding 50S ribosomal protein L15e, with product MGMYKYIREAWKRPKESYVGGLLKERMIEWRREPVVVRIERPTRLDRARNLGYQAKQGYVMVRVRVRKGGRKRPRWKGARKPSKMGQVKYSPKKSLQWIAEEKAARKFPNLEVLNSYWVGEDGMYKWFEVIMVDPHHPVIKSDPKINWITGGAHKGRVFRGLTSAGRKSRGLRNKGKGAEKVRPSIRANKGRGK
- a CDS encoding RNA-binding protein; translation: MAGIGAHHVRITTFIHATEDEEKVLEALETFIPEGIEDDVNVEVEETTGFFGNPIKVVNVEIKRSKAVRKFLDYFKELLDGESRRYILDNLEEKVDEEGTLYVRFNKQKAYLGEPEIDEGGDTIQVKIKVKAFPMRKESVVKALREWLEG